GATGCCGGGAATATCCGCCACCACGAACGAACGATGATCGCTGAGCGGAACAACACCAAGGTTGGGCGACAGGGTCGTAAAGGGATAGGCGGCAATCTTGGGCCGAGCGGCGGAGATCACGGACAGCAGCGTGCTCTTTCCCGCGTTGGGCTGGCCGACGAGTCCGACGTCCGCGATCAGTTTGAGCTCCAACTCCAACCGTCGAGTGCGCCCTTCCTCCCCTGGCTGCCATTCCCGCGGCGCCTGATGTGTTGCGGTCACGAAGAACGCATTGCCTTTGCCCCCCCGTCCACCTTTCGCCACCAGAATCGAGTCACCCTCTGCCATCACTTCGCCAAGCAGCTCGTTGGTCTCCGCGTCGCGGATGATGGTGCCTGCCGGCACGGGAAGCACAATGTCCTCACCTGAACGACCGGTGCGATTCCCGCCCTCCCCATGCTGGCCGCGTTCGGCCTTCCAGATATCCCGATACGTGTAGTCGAGCAGCGTCGTGAGATTGCGATCGGCACGGACAAACACGTCACCGCCACGACCGCCATCTCCTCCGTCGGGCCCTCCATGGCCACGAACTTTTCGCGACGGAACGAGGAGTTCCCCGATCCGCCGGTACCGGCTTCGACATTGACGATGACGCGATCTACAAACATGTGCGACCTGACGACGAAGAAGCGGCGCAAGCCGCAATGACCTGCCGGATGACCTGCTGAATGACCTGCCGATGATGCGACGCGCCGTGCGCGGTTGTTGCCACTACTTGCCCTGGACGCGGGACCACAAAGCCGCGTAGCGACGGGCATCGTCCGGTGCCAGCACATCGGCAATGGTCGCCAATGCCGCAGACACGACCGCCACCGAGGCGCCCGCGTACAGCGCACCATGCAAGTGCGAATGCAGCTGACGATCCTGGCGCGCCACCGCGCAGGCCGCCACCACGCACAACTCGCGACGCGCCAGGTCGAGTTGCGGTCGACCCAACACCTTGCCGTACCCCTCAACAATCATCCACGCATCCAGTGCCGGATGCAGATCGCGGATGTTGCTCCGCAACCGCTGGTATGACGGACCGTATACCACGGCGCAGGTGACCTCACCCCGCGCCGTCCATGCCCTTTCGTCGTACTGTGTGCCTTCATCGGCATCCGGCGCCGCACGCCCCGAGATCCGACGCCACTCGCGGGTCGCATTGAGAGCCCGCGGGAAGCCAGCGAACAGGTACGTCTGCAGAAGCAGCTCCTCGATCCACTCCGGACGAACCACGCCGTTGGCGGCCACCAGCGCATTGCGCATGGCCACCTCATCGCCACCGGAAATCAGCGCACCCGTGCGAACCAGCATCGCCGTCTCACCATCCAGCTCCCGCAGGATAACGCCGTCCTCGTTCGCGTGCGTCATCGTTTTGGCCTGTCGGTCATCATGCGAACCCCGCGTGCGGCCGCGCTCACGTCGAGGCGTCCCCGGCGCTCACCACGAGATGCCCCACCCCAATCGCACTCACGCGGATCTCACCCACAACTTCGCCGCGCGTATTGCGTACCTGCCGACCGGTCAGGTCCCGCAATGCGTCGGGGAGCGGGTCGGGGAGTTCGCCAAGTGCGGCCAACAGGGCCAGGACTGCCGGATACTGCGCCCGATGTGCTCCGTCTTCCACCTTCACGGCCATCCCGATTCCCTGTTCCAGCAGCGCCAGCGTGTGCACGCCTTCCGCGCCAATCTTGCACAACACGCGGCCACCGCACGCTTCCATCAGCAACGTGTCGAATCGATCGGTGCCTCCGACGAGGAACGGCTGACCTGTCATCGCGGCCACGATTTGCGCGGGCGCCGCGTCACCACGGCGCGCGGCATGGCCGAGTCGCGCATACGACAGCGCCATGTTGGCCAGCGGCAACGCAAACACCGTGACCCCGCAGCCGTCGACGGCCACCGGGATCGCGTCTGGCGCGACGCCCGTCCACGTGCTGACCGCATCGCGGGCCGCCTGTTGGACCGGATGGGTATGGCGCTCGTACCCAACGGTGGGCCAGTGCTCCAGCACCGCCCGCGCCAGCATCGCCGTATGCTTTCCGGAACAGTTGTTGTGCAGTCGCGTCACGCGATGACCACTCTCACGCAAGATCCGCGCGCCGCGGGACGACAGTGGTTCATGCGGACCGCAGGCCAGATCGCCCTCCTCGAGGCCGATCGCGGAAAGCATCGCGCCGGCCAGCGCCACATGTTCCGGTTCGCCGCCATGCGAAGCACACGCCAGCGCCAATTCGTCAGGGCCCCATCCGAGCGCGCGAAACTGTCCGTTGTCGAGCATGGGCATGACCTGGAACGGCTTGGCACACGAGCGCCACCACGTCGTCAGCTGCGGATTGCGGGCGGCCATGCGCAGTTGCCCCTTCCAGTCGACCACGGCCGCGTGGACGCGATGTCGTGACTCAACCAGATCCCCCCGCGTGACGATCACGTCGAGCATCGTGGTCACGTCGGACGGGCCGCAGTCGACCGTGGCCGAAGGCACCTGCGAAGCGGAAGCGGCAGAGAACAACACCCGCGAAACATAACGAGGTGTCGGGGGACCTAGGTCCGTGGGGCCGTCAGGAGGATTCCACCGAGGACCAGCGCGCCACCCACCAGCGTCCCGGGACCGGGAATTTCGGCGATACCGGGCAGCAGCGCAGCCAGCAACGTCGCGCCAATGGGCTCGCCCAGCGTCGTGAGGTTCACCACGTACGCCGGCAGATGACCAAGCGCCCAGTTCATGCCGGTATGACCGAGCAACATCGGCCCGATCGCGA
This genomic window from Gemmatimonadaceae bacterium contains:
- a CDS encoding asparaginase, encoding MLFSAASASQVPSATVDCGPSDVTTMLDVIVTRGDLVESRHRVHAAVVDWKGQLRMAARNPQLTTWWRSCAKPFQVMPMLDNGQFRALGWGPDELALACASHGGEPEHVALAGAMLSAIGLEEGDLACGPHEPLSSRGARILRESGHRVTRLHNNCSGKHTAMLARAVLEHWPTVGYERHTHPVQQAARDAVSTWTGVAPDAIPVAVDGCGVTVFALPLANMALSYARLGHAARRGDAAPAQIVAAMTGQPFLVGGTDRFDTLLMEACGGRVLCKIGAEGVHTLALLEQGIGMAVKVEDGAHRAQYPAVLALLAALGELPDPLPDALRDLTGRQVRNTRGEVVGEIRVSAIGVGHLVVSAGDAST
- a CDS encoding carboxymuconolactone decarboxylase family protein, whose translation is MTHANEDGVILRELDGETAMLVRTGALISGGDEVAMRNALVAANGVVRPEWIEELLLQTYLFAGFPRALNATREWRRISGRAAPDADEGTQYDERAWTARGEVTCAVVYGPSYQRLRSNIRDLHPALDAWMIVEGYGKVLGRPQLDLARRELCVVAACAVARQDRQLHSHLHGALYAGASVAVVSAALATIADVLAPDDARRYAALWSRVQGK